Proteins from one Bombyx mori chromosome 1, ASM3026992v2 genomic window:
- the LOC101746022 gene encoding PHD finger protein rhinoceros isoform X2, with protein MKSEEGLGIEYDENVICDVCRSPDSEDGNEMVFCDSCNICVHQACYGITVIPDGQWLCRPCGDGVRPVCVLCPNLGGAMKCTPLGRKWAHVSCVLWIPEVSIGCAEKMEPITKISAIPASRWSLVCVLCRERKGACIQCSVKTCKTAYHVTCAFKHGLEMRAIIEDENADDGVKLRSYCQRHSVNSKKEKCPGSGSEEEEVKRKRRKDMTSEEKTQARAARLQEIEREFDKHVNVKDISTHLLDVDQDAIHYIYNYWKLKRRAGHNRPLLPPKSDDSELLTHRQEQADLDKMKMFVQLRQDLERVRNLCYMVSRREKLSRSFFRMREQTFHKQISLLSSGTAIPDHELTAIIEANHGPSIYDRLYSHPNAPDHKNDFDELMARIAPPESGDEKKKDRNGLVRSSRAANPYKKHYVNGSRRSGSMYSGLSSEESAPETNRRHRGRTGSSTDEDEKKPTTSPKKKISAKSKSKRSPKKPERKKKKVPQSKAFVESSSEDETIVKTSKIKKDRTRSKTLQQMEKEMTAGKVGQSGTDSEDLMPMRTTRNNKFPLDIYSDSSEDLARNKSDFKVADKVKLEKSRNDKIKTEKSPIVNDSQQSLPRTKAAMKEFVPSQSEKKLNAIEDEKPAPKKRGRKPSNKNEKDKKNIPKLEVDSQVKNRLSVKYLKKKHNPTDLIVPQRQAAKKASENMRSTAAVKKEELPPEKLTEDSKSKIKFKDKAKDKEIKEVPGKINRKKSKDAEKETIAYVPQRQAAKKAAAHIKGGLGNKQPLLESDNDKKKDFARPETSKISPKKEEIKVIRVPLKQSSSSSSNSSSSSCSSSSSSEEEQEKHEIKPISKAPEIKPAIRKPSMFSPQPTTRPTVDLPFLDKVSKPLSSTSASSDTDSSRDYNRSGSESPTPRRPRRRRKGKSISTDASPRKTLDKKLKTSERGFECRVPSPSVERAESIRTNNARAASRARTRSITASGNLFDKPDAGSRKPSKDDPEPTLGPDKSTKESNQSCELPASEWKANEEIKQEIKVEVTNCDEPVKSEVTIKPLTKMQPTLSEEKVEPPEPQQMNEASPKKNADLKQKSLTSRRMSVKEPVTVKEIKLLPEEIRHPVTKERRMSKHEVNAVGERSHLSPIKKPVSIEKVVQMLPEKKSPIPINDAYTDNDKDWLPKAPSPVALPTPVEKPGGHEKYMTEDKSLDSDSADKSSVKMIAKIQANLNENTMIKSPKTPMDARTATLDSLDVDHAMIRNIRKRSILDPERKFIAQDASHVQGVEISKSAKIPSAVNPNRSMFSPQPKENDFDYEMVAIDDGFNHDDIMKRFGTYPEFLFKEDTKEQGVQETLNLVDRLRMQLISKKNTVEVSAQGEPFIEAKDEKPEDLKTIKRDYDQEPVQEKEEALDLHNARDLTKEACHPVNHKPHPIPHTDLARDNREHKYDTKDYDRPIAMTSGDKWSAGPVAMTIPHDRDPDHGHDRELHAVRGNDQKYDHIPYNDEMKEPPTVQSDIQSLSETGDTISVCKHSDDSQSISVVDHSVNSNDNDLTQDNQNYDNNNSLIHSDCATISSPYVSQDKWRESKITTRRSSASSTNSDASICSQKAALKSHLSACEISARQVTIMPEIDSYPPVPAYSCTVEPSMPLNQYSAYPPNASPYLGTLSLPLFGNPASQLPLPSPGPLYSGLPYSTTPLMPPKPSFTMCAAFTSSSQNMALTTAMIASPTPKGSESPRDEIDVTGSDKFTIHVASSPSISVDSYEASNKAPPTKMSNDSHDSIVSINHESKSPSKTKPVTKFPGKSPGKSPGFSPKQSDTSKGTKRSTNRSNRNQRGRGRSKSRGHAYPPVDYSGNSIQSKLVGTVYDFHEEIANDSVDLKALRERRKSVDLCKSVDDRKPDLSYKDVSRSPTAVSSSPTTKMPNINDTKEIKPPTSEPDEKPTSPSENDASEDGPGFSRVHAVLPGPVDMRTYQSVEKPVPAAADQCHLLAFASGTADQHLPEIDEEVEKELHSALMASKPGEHSPPQPNIALEHNVVPKQIYTPQHPKVSLSDSRNQLKVKIKGPFLDANYATSHSQPQVAPPTPAPVLDTSTNVVNTIGISASTMMTGSTNLRRMRKKELLRQYWTQDMNMDDPAATSAMTLPPPAVPSPLTRAVITIPKAVASMTSIPTREDYKIAETPAEKKKRKVSSGLSRELRHLEVSMNDDVDPSDDIKLSSMASSSNQAHKRRGRATTKPNKTTASQIAPKLKIKIGANIVQQVNDETTGDQFRPPKKRSIHKTCLEDIRRENMKFRRKVMADFEETEKAKKYKPSKSEKRKKKKDKKSEKLQVVNSESESATKLIIKIKRKKDEISNVNALTLAGPSGAVSVAPEPVLDPFGYDPTAPDPLAIDTPSYIEASAAMRKVRTAKVTPIRLKLARSSQGSGYVMKEAVEPSANEPMPVSINKHCEVR; from the coding sequence GTCAGTGGCTGTGTCGACCGTGCGGCGACGGTGTAAGACCTGTCTGTGTTCTGTGCCCTAACCTCGGTGGTGCCATGAAATGTACTCCACTCGGGCGGAAGTGGGCACACGTCAGCTGCGTCTTATGGATTCCAGAGGTGTCTATCGGTTGTGCTGAAAAAATGGAACCTATTACAAAAATATCTGCTATACCCGCGTCCCGATGGTCGCTCGTATGTGTTCTTTGCCGCGAACGTAAAGGGGCTTGTATTCAATGTTCTGTTAAAACTTGCAAAACAGCTTATCATGTTACTTGTGCGTTTAAACATGGTTTAGAAATGCGTGCGATAATTGAGGATGAAAATGCCGACGACGGCGTAAAGTTACGATCTTATTGTCAGAGGCATAGTGTTAAttcgaaaaaagaaaaatgtccAGGTTCAGGTTCAGAAGAGGAGGAGGTTAAAAGGAAACGCCGTAAAGATATGACTTCAGAGGAAAAAACTCAAGCTCGTGCCGCGCGATTGCAGGAGATAGAGCGGGAGTTTGACAAACACGTGAACGTAAAAGATATCAGTACGCATTTATTAGATGTTGATCAGGATGCTATTCATTATATTTACAACTACTGGAAATTAAAAAGGCGGGCGGGTCACAACCGTCCCCTTTTGCCACCTAAATCTGATGATAGTGAGCTCCTTACTCATAGACAGGAACAAGCCGACCtcgataaaatgaaaatgtttgtcCAGCTCAGGCAAGATCTTGAAAGGGTTCGTAATTTATGTTACATGGTTAGTAGGCGAGAAAAATTGTCTCGATCGTTTTTTCGTATGAGAGAACAAACATTTCATAAACAAATCTCACTTTTATCTTCTGGAACTGCTATTCCAGACCATGAATTGACAGCTATAATAGAAGCAAATCACGGTCCTTCAATATATGATCGACTTTATTCTCATCCCAATGCCCCTGATCATAAAAATGACTTTGACGAATTAATGGCGCGAATAGCTCCGCCTGAGTCGGGtgacgagaaaaaaaaagatcgcaATGGATTAGTTCGAAGTTCGAGAGCGGCAAATCCCTACAAGAAACACTATGTTAATGGATCGCGTCGAAGTGGTAGTATGTACAGTGGTCTCTCTAGTGAAGAAAGTGCACCAGAAACGAATAGAAGACATCGCGGCAGGACTGGTTCAAGTACTGATGAGGACGAAAAAAAACCTACTACTTCgccaaaaaaaaagatctctgcAAAATCGAAGAGTAAGAGATCTCCAAAAAAGCCTgagagaaagaagaaaaaagtacCACAATCTAAAGCTTTTGTTGAAAGCAGCAGTGAGGATGAAACTATAGTAAAaacaagtaaaataaaaaaggacagaACTCGTAGTAAGACCCTACAACAAATGGAAAAGGAAATGACTGCAGGAAAGGTGGGACAGTCTGGTACTGACAGTGAAGATTTGATGCCAATGAGAACTACAAGAAACAATAAGTTTCCTTTAGATATCTATTCCGATAGTAGCGAGGATTTGGCACGTAACAAATCAGATTTCAAAGTTGCAGACAAAGTAAAGCTTGAAAAGTCTAGAAACGATAAAATAAAGACTGAGAAATCTCCCATTGTCAATGATTCACAACAATCACTTCCTCGAACTAAAGCAGCTATGAAGGAGTTTGTTCCTTCACAGTctgaaaaaaaacttaatgcaATTGAAGATGAAAAACCTGCCCCTAAAAAAAGAGGCAGAAAACCATCAAATAAAAACGAGaaggataaaaaaaacatccctAAACTTGAAGTGGATAGTCAAGTAAAAAATAGATTAAGTGTTAAGTATCTAAAGAAAAAGCACAATCCAACTGATTTGATAGTTCCCCAAAGACAAGCAGCAAAAAAAGCTTCAGAAAATATGCGTTCAACTGCTGCCGTTAAAAAAGAAGAACTACCACCGGAAAAACTTACCGAAGACTCAAAAAGCAAAATTAAGTTTAAAGACAAAGCAAAAGATAAAGAGATTAAAGAAGTCCCAGGTAAAATCAATAGAAAGAAATCTAAGGATGCCGAGAAAGAAACAATAGCATATGTTCCTCAAAGACAAGCAGCAAAGAAAGCTGCTGCACATATCAAAGGAGGACTTGGTAACAAGCAACCACTTCTTGAATCAGATAATGATAAAAAGAAAGATTTTGCACGACCTGAAACATCCAAAATATCACCCAAGAAAGAGGAAATAAAAGTTATTAGAGTGCCACTAAAACAAAGTTCTAGTTCTTCTTCAAACTCTAGTAGCAGCAGTTGTTCATCGTCTTCGAGCTCGGAAGAAGAACAAGAGAAACACGAAATTAAACCAATCTCCAAAGCGCCAGAAATAAAACCTGCTATTAGAAAACCTTCTATGTTTTCACCTCAACCAACTACTAGACCGACAGTGGACTTGCCCTTTCTTGACAAGGTGTCCAAGCCGTTGTCTTCAACGAGTGCTTCGAGTGATACCGACAGTTCAAGGGACTACAACAGATCAGGATCTGAAAGTCCCACTCCAAGAAGACCAAGACGAAGAAGGAAGGGGAAAAGTATTTCAACTGATGCGTCCCCACGCAAGACCCTTGACAAGAAGCTTAAAACTTCCGAACGGGGGTTCGAGTGTAGGGTACCATCACCGTCTGTTGAAAGAGCGGAATCAATCCGAACCAACAACGCGCGTGCTGCCTCACGTGCTCGGACCAGAAGCATTACTGCAAGCGGAAATTTGTTTGATAAGCCTGATGCCGGATCTAGAAAACCATCCAAAGACGACCCAGAACCTACCCTTGGACCAGATAAATCTACGAAAGAGAGCAACCAGTCCTGTGAACTTCCGGCTTCGGAGTGGAAAGCGAACGAGGAAATAAAGCAAGAGATAAAAGTAGAAGTAACAAATTGTGATGAACCAGTCAAAAGCGAAGTTACAATAAAGCCTTTGACAAAAATGCAACCTACCTTAAGTGAAGAAAAAGTTGAACCACCTGAACCACAGCAAATGAATGAGGCTAGTCCTAAAAAGAATGCTGATTTAAAACAGAAATCTTTAACAAGTAGGCGTATGAGTGTAAAGGAACCAGTAACTGTTAAAGAGATTAAACTGCTGCCAGAAGAAATACGTCATCCCGTAACTAAAGAACGTAGAATGAGTAAACATGAAGTTAATGCCGTAGGAGAGCGTAGTCATTTGTCACCGATAAAAAAGCCTGTTTCTATTGAGAAGGTAGTTCAAATGTTGCCTGAAAAGAAAAGCCCAATTCCAATCAACGATGCATACACCGATAATGATAAAGATTGGTTACCAAAAGCACCCAGTCCAGTTGCGCTTCCAACGCCGGTTGAAAAACCCGGAGGACACGAAAAATATATGACCGAAGACAAGTCGCTAGACTCTGACTCTGCAGACAAAAGCAGTGTTAAAATGATTGCCAAAATCCAAGcgaatttaaatgaaaacactATGATAAAATCTCCAAAAACTCCTATGGATGCTAGGACAGCTACATTGGATTCATTAGATGTTGATCATGCTATGATAAGAAACATTAGAAAGCGTTCCATATTAGACCCGGAAAGAAAATTTATAGCTCAAGATGCTAGTCACGTCCAAGGAGTTGAGATATCGAAAAGTGCGAAGATTCCATCGGCCGTAAATCCTAATAGGTCAATGTTTTCGCCGCAACCAAAAGAAAATGACTTTGATTATGAAATGGTGGCAATTGATGATGGCTTTAATCACGATGATATTATGAAAAGATTCGGTACCTACCccgaatttttatttaaagaagaTACAAAAGAACAAGGTGTGCAGGAGACCCTTAATCTAGTTGACAGACTGAGAATGCAActcatatcgaagaaaaacactGTCGAGGTTTCTGCACAAGGAGAACCGTTCATAGAAGCAAAAGATGAAAAGCCCGAAGacttaaaaactattaaaagagATTACGATCAAGAACCGGTACAAGAGAAAGAAGAAGCATTAGATTTGCATAACGCTAGAGATCTTACAAAAGAAGCTTGTCACCCTGTGAATCATAAACCGCATCCTATACCACACACCGACTTGGCTAGGGATAACAGGGAACACAAGTATGACACAAAAGATTACGATCGTCCTATAGCAATGACTAGCGGTGATAAATGGTCAGCCGGTCCCGTTGCTATGACGATACCGCACGATCGTGATCCCGATCATGGTCATGATCGTGAATTACATGCTGTTCGAGGTAATGACCAAAAATATGATCATATACCTTATAACGATGAAATGAAAGAACCTCCGACGGTTCAATCGGACATACAATCCCTGTCCGAAACTGGTGACACAATATCTGTGTGTAAACATAGTGATGATTCCCAGTCGATTTCTGTTGTGGACCACTCTGTTAACAGCAACGATAATGACCTAACCCAGGACAATcaaaattatgataataataattctttgaTACATTCTGATTGCGCTACAATCTCATCGCCGTATGTAAGTCAGGATAAGTGGAGAGAAAGCAAGATTACCACCAGGCGATCTTCTGCTTCGAGCACTAATTCGGACGCATCCATTTGCTCTCAAAAAGCTGCTTTAAAATCACATTTGAGTGCATGTGAAATATCTGCTCGTCAAGTTACTATAATGCCTGAAATTGATTCATATCCGCCGGTCCCAGCCTATTCATGTACCGTGGAACCATCAATGCCCTTAAATCAGTATTCTGCTTACCCTCCGAATGCTTCACCTTATTTAGGTACATTATCGTTACCATTATTTGGGAATCCAGCCTCGCAGCTACCATTGCCTTCGCCCGGACCTCTTTATAGTGGATTGCCATATTCAACCACTCCTTTAATGCCTCCAAAACCTTCGTTTACAATGTGTGCAGCGTTTACATCCTCTTCTCAAAATATGGCTCTTACCACAGCAATGATAGCTTCACCTACACCAAAAGGTTCCGAGTCACCACGTGATGAAATCGATGTTACGGGTAGTGACAAATTTACCATACATGTAGCGAGTAGTCCAAGTATCAGCGTTGATTCTTACGAAGCTAGCAATAAGGCTCCACCTACTAAAATGTCTAATGATAGTCATGACAGTATTGTAAGTATAAATCATGAATCAAAATCTCCATCAAAAACGAAACCAGTTACGAAGTTTCCTGGGAAGTCACCAGGGAAAAGTCCTGGATTTTCACCTAAACAAAGTGATACGTCAAAGGGAACTAAAAGATCGACTAACAGAAGTAATAGGAACCAACGTGGTCGAGGACGTTCTAAGAGTAGAGGTCATGCCTACCCCCCTGTTGATTATTCAGGAAACTCAATTCAAAGTAAATTAGTAGGAACAGTATATGACTTTCATGAAGAAATTGCCAATGATAGTGTTGATCTAAAAGCTTTACGAGAAAGACGAAAATCAGTAGATTTATGTAAATCCGTTGATGATAGGAAACCTGATCTATCTTATAAGGACGTGTCTCGGTCGCCTACCGCTGTATCTTCTTCGCCTACTACAAAAATGCCTAATATTAACGatacaaaagaaataaaaccTCCAACTTCTGAGCCTGACGAAAAACCTACTTCTCCTTCTGAGAACGATGCTTCTGAAGATGGTCCTGGCTTTTCACGCGTTCATGCGGTATTGCCAGGTCCAGTTGACATGAGAACGTACCAGTCCGTCGAGAAACCAGTTCCTGCTGCTGCAGACCAATGTCATTTGCTAGCTTTTGCGAGCGGCACAGCGGATCAGCATTTGCCTGAAATAGACGAAGAAGTGGAAAAAGAACTGCACTCAGCGTTAATGGCGAGCAAGCCTGGGGAACATTCACCGCCGCAACCTAATATCGCGCTTGAACACAATGTCGTACCCAAACAAATTTATACTCCTCAGCATCCGAAAGTTTCGCTTTCAGATTCGCGAAACCAAttgaaagtaaaaataaaaggaCCATTTTTGGATGCTAATTACGCAACAAGTCACAGTCAGCCCCAGGTTGCTCCCCCCACACCGGCGCCCGTACTCGATACCAGCACAAATGTTGTGAACACGATTGGAATATCGGCTTCCACTATGATGACTGGTTCGACGAATTTGAGACGTATGAGAAAGAAGGAACTATTGCGTCAATATTGGACGCAAGACATGAATATGGACGATCCGGCTGCTACATCTGCGATGACGTTACCACCGCCTGCCGTTCCATCGCCCCTCACGAGGGCTGTAATCACAATACCTAAAGCTGTTGCGTCGATGACCAGTATACCGACGCGAGAAGACTATAAAATTGCGGAAACACCCGCGGAAAAGAAAAAGCGAAAGGTCTCAAGTGGCCTTtctcgcgaattacgtcatttGGAGGTGAGCATGAACGATGACGTTGATCCGTCAGACGATATTAAGTTGTCTTCTATGGCTAGTTCCTCCAATCAAGCGCACAAGAGAAGAGGACGTGCTACGACTAAGCCAAATAAAACTACAGCCTCACAGATCGCTCCGAAACTTAAAATCAAAATCGGTGCCAACATAGTACAACAAGTTAACGACGAAACAACCGGCGACCAGTTTCGCCCTCCGAAAAAACGGTCGATACACAAAACTTGCTTAGAAGACATTCGACGGGAGAACATGAAGTTCCGTCGAAAGGTCATGGCCGATTTCGAAGAAACGGAAAAGGCCAAGAAATACAAGCCGAGCAAAAGTGAGAAACGTAAAAAGAAAAAGGACAAAAAATCTGAGAAACTTCAAGTGGTGAACAGTGAAAGTGAAAGTgctactaaattaataataaagataaagcGTAAAAAGGATGAGATTTCTAACGTGAACGCTTTGACCTTGGCGGGACCTAGCGGCGCCGTGTCGGTGGCGCCCGAACCGGTGCTCGATCCGTTCGGCTACGACCCGACCGCGCCAGACCCGCTCGCCATCGACACGCCCTCGTACATAGAGGCGAGCGCCGCCATGCGCAAAGTCCGCACCGCTAAGGTAACACCGATTCGATTAAAATTAGCGCGCAGCTCACAGGGCTCGGGCTACGTGATGAAGGAGGCTGTGGAGCCATCCGCCAATGAGCCCATGCCCGTTTCTATCAATAAACACTGTGAAGTGAGGTGA